The proteins below are encoded in one region of Alistipes indistinctus YIT 12060:
- a CDS encoding phosphodiester glycosidase family protein, translating into MKPTHACASRFRHIGLLLCSLTVIETLQAQTPEDSIALTGAAWKTVETDNGLTIKSVDLRLFDSDQQIYCVEFNPQLHRLQLKQGEKRETVKRLGKKEANAEVAVNGGYFITKTKQAIANDFTKIDGVILTAGGGWGNGAIALDSAGRLHFIKNLPGVAAADSLWHTPYPNVMGAGPMLMYDNVQLIPLNYGDTKRHPRTVIGIRPDGTIILMVVDGRQEGADGMSPAELAWSCRMLDMSSALNLDGGGSSALWSRKHRVINRPSDKVAFIRIPRKVGNAVLVVPANSATN; encoded by the coding sequence ATGAAACCGACTCACGCTTGCGCTTCCCGGTTCCGGCATATCGGACTGTTATTGTGCAGTTTAACAGTCATTGAAACCTTACAGGCACAAACTCCGGAAGATTCGATTGCCTTAACCGGTGCGGCATGGAAGACGGTTGAAACAGACAATGGCCTGACGATCAAAAGTGTAGACCTGAGGTTGTTCGACTCCGACCAGCAAATCTATTGCGTGGAATTCAACCCGCAGTTGCACCGCCTGCAGCTCAAACAGGGGGAGAAGCGCGAGACGGTCAAACGGCTCGGTAAAAAGGAGGCTAACGCGGAGGTGGCGGTCAACGGCGGTTATTTTATCACGAAAACCAAACAGGCGATTGCCAACGATTTCACCAAAATCGACGGCGTTATCCTGACCGCCGGAGGCGGGTGGGGCAATGGTGCAATCGCTCTGGATAGTGCAGGAAGACTGCATTTCATCAAAAACCTGCCCGGTGTGGCTGCCGCCGATTCGCTCTGGCATACGCCCTATCCGAACGTGATGGGGGCCGGCCCGATGCTGATGTACGACAACGTTCAATTGATCCCGCTGAATTACGGCGATACCAAACGCCATCCGCGCACGGTGATCGGCATTCGCCCTGACGGTACCATTATATTGATGGTCGTGGACGGACGACAGGAAGGAGCGGACGGCATGTCTCCGGCCGAACTGGCATGGAGTTGCCGCATGCTGGACATGAGTTCGGCACTGAATCTGGACGGAGGCGGATCTTCGGCACTTTGGTCACGCAAGCACAGAGTCATCAACCGGCCTTCGGATAAAGTGGCTTTTATCCGCATTCCGCGTAAAGTGGGAAATGCCGTGCTAGTCGTTCCGGCAAACAGCGCAACGAATTGA
- a CDS encoding ABC-F family ATP-binding cassette domain-containing protein, producing the protein MITVSNLEVQYGKRVLFKDVNLKFTPGNCYGVIGANGAGKSTFLKVLSGEVTPSRGSVSFGPSERLSVLKQDHFEFDEHTVLDTVLMGHQPLWTIMNEKNALYAKPDFSDEDGIKVGELEEKFAEMDGWNAESDAANLLSGLGIKEHLHYELMGHLNAKEKVRVLLAQALFGKPDNLLLDEPTNDLDVNTIMWLENYLSNYENTVLVVSHDRHFLDAISTHIIDIDYSDINLFSGNYSFWYESSQLAARQQANQNKKAEEKKKELMEFIQRFSANVAKSKQTTSRKKMLEKLNVEEIKPSMRKYPGIIFQPERETGTKILAVDGLSKTVNGEKLFDKVSFTIEKGDKVAFLSREPRAITTLFEIIAGHDQPDSGMVEWGVTINSAYLPLNNSDFFNNELSIVDWLAQFSDDTSELYLRGYLGKMLFSGEEIYKKVNVLSGGEKMRCMIARMMIKQANTLLLDSPTNHLDLESIQAFNNALVSFKGIVLMTSHDHEFINTVANRIIEITPNGMIDKYMEYDDYLFDERVQENLEKLYNR; encoded by the coding sequence ATGATTACTGTTTCAAATCTCGAAGTGCAATACGGCAAACGCGTGCTGTTCAAAGATGTAAACCTGAAATTCACACCCGGCAACTGCTACGGGGTCATCGGTGCGAACGGCGCCGGCAAGTCCACCTTTCTCAAAGTCCTCAGCGGCGAAGTAACCCCTTCGCGCGGTTCGGTCAGCTTCGGTCCGTCGGAACGACTTTCCGTCCTCAAACAGGACCACTTCGAATTTGACGAACATACCGTTTTGGATACAGTGCTGATGGGCCATCAGCCACTGTGGACAATTATGAACGAAAAGAACGCCCTGTATGCAAAACCTGACTTCTCGGACGAAGACGGTATCAAGGTCGGGGAACTCGAGGAAAAATTCGCCGAAATGGACGGTTGGAATGCCGAAAGCGACGCAGCCAACCTGCTCAGCGGACTGGGAATCAAGGAACACCTGCATTACGAGTTGATGGGGCACCTCAATGCCAAAGAGAAAGTACGCGTGCTGCTGGCGCAGGCCCTGTTCGGCAAACCGGATAACCTGCTGCTCGACGAGCCGACGAACGACCTGGACGTCAATACGATCATGTGGCTCGAAAACTACCTGTCGAACTACGAAAACACGGTACTCGTCGTATCGCACGACCGTCACTTCCTCGATGCGATCAGCACGCACATCATCGACATCGATTACAGCGATATCAACCTCTTCTCCGGCAACTACAGCTTCTGGTACGAATCGAGCCAGCTGGCCGCGCGTCAGCAGGCCAACCAGAACAAGAAGGCAGAAGAGAAGAAAAAAGAGCTGATGGAATTTATCCAGCGTTTCAGCGCGAACGTCGCCAAATCGAAGCAGACCACCAGCCGCAAGAAGATGCTCGAAAAGCTCAACGTCGAAGAGATCAAACCCTCGATGCGCAAATATCCGGGTATTATTTTCCAGCCCGAACGGGAAACGGGTACGAAAATCCTCGCGGTGGACGGCCTGAGTAAAACCGTCAACGGTGAAAAGCTGTTCGACAAGGTGTCGTTTACCATTGAAAAAGGGGATAAAGTGGCTTTCCTTTCGCGCGAGCCGCGGGCGATCACGACCCTGTTCGAGATCATCGCAGGACACGACCAGCCCGACAGCGGCATGGTCGAGTGGGGCGTGACGATCAACAGCGCCTACCTGCCGCTGAACAACTCCGATTTCTTCAACAACGAACTCTCCATCGTCGATTGGCTGGCCCAGTTCTCAGACGATACCAGCGAACTCTACCTGCGGGGATACCTGGGTAAGATGCTTTTCAGCGGCGAAGAGATTTACAAGAAGGTAAACGTCCTTTCGGGCGGCGAGAAGATGCGTTGCATGATCGCCCGGATGATGATCAAGCAGGCCAATACACTGCTGCTCGACTCGCCGACCAACCACCTCGACCTCGAATCGATTCAGGCATTCAACAATGCACTCGTTTCGTTCAAGGGAATCGTACTGATGACCTCGCACGACCACGAATTCATCAATACGGTAGCCAACCGCATTATCGAAATCACACCGAACGGCATGATCGATAAATATATGGAATACGACGACTACCTCTTCGACGAGCGGGTGCAGGAAAACCTGGAGAAGCTCTACAACCGGTAA